A section of the Humulus lupulus chromosome 2, drHumLupu1.1, whole genome shotgun sequence genome encodes:
- the LOC133816492 gene encoding uncharacterized protein LOC133816492 encodes MEGSAIVTLLLLLDWPDPLASTPFGLARSSSWLDMNGGVCNEDTECVGFARIGSEDQIIVAGTMKQLQLHVFFLSNSNVGVCNYSNFDVLLCKKLNSSIFCAESSNFSIC; translated from the exons ATGGAAGGGTCTGCAATAGTAACCCTTTTGCTACTTCTGGATTGGCCCGATCCTTTGGCATCGACTCCTTTTGGATTGGCCCGATCGTCATCATGGCTTGATATGAATGGAGGAG TCTGCAATGAAGACACAGAGTGTGTTGGTTTTGCTAGAATTGGAAGTGAAGATCAGATCATTGTGGCTGGTACAATGAAGCAACTTCAATTGCATGTTTTTTTCCTATCAAATAGTAATGTAGGAGTGTGCAACTACTCAAATTTTGATgtgttattatgtaaaaaattaaactcttcaatattttgtgctgaaagtagtaacttttcaatatgttga